Below is a window of Penaeus monodon isolate SGIC_2016 chromosome 13, NSTDA_Pmon_1, whole genome shotgun sequence DNA.
AAAAGGGTGAATTATAAGATTCTGCAGAGGACAGGCAGAAGGAGTGTACTCTTTGTCTGAttttaaggaagagaaggaaggaaaaaggtgaGATCTGCTACTGATCTGGCTAAAATAGGCACTAAGTTCAGTAGCTACTTGAAGAGGGTCAGAGATGAGGCTATTGTGGATATGGAGGATGGAGGCAGGATGAGGAGGATGTTTACCTAAATAGTTTATGAATTCAGAATTCGCCACCAGACTGCAGAGAGAGGTGTGGATGATTTTATGGAGGAAACATAATTTTGCCGGCTGTTTGTGATGAAGTTTTGTACTGTACGGTGAAGATGAGCTGATGCCTTTTTAAATGATATAAGGGCTGTTAATTAACTGGGGGTGCTTACTCTTGAAGCATGCATCCTGTTCCAGGTGGCTTGCTTCAACAATCTGAGTTCCACCCTGGAACACATTTTGAAGTTTAAGGTTGGGAAGTTTGGGGAATGGCTATATAGGCTGCATTTAGGATATTAGCTATGAAGTATAGAAACATGTCtgaagtgggagagaaggatgaaggaggaagatcaaaggtggagagggaggtaaaggtatgccagtcagctctgtTAAAGCACCAATGAGGGGGGTTGGGAAGTGGAACATAGGaagtaagaaaaaggggaatagggaagtTATCACTATAATGAAAATGGTCTAGAACTGATCAGTGCAAGTCTAAGCAAAGAGatggagagcaaagagaaagatcaagaCACAAAAAGGATTGGTTACACATGTCAAACTGTGTGGGATAGTTTGAGTTTAGGAGGATAAGGTCAGTATATGAGAGAAAGTGTTCTAAGGAGCAACCTCCATATAAATATGAGGAGGATGGATGTCAGCAGTCACTTTGAATGTAGACAGAATGGGGTAGAGGAATTGGAGGATGGTTGAGAGAGAGGAGTCATGCttaggtagattttttttataaggaagtgaagaggagatGGGCATCTGAGAAGTAGAGAATGTAGATGTGGGAAGggatgtggtaggagaagatggagtggaatgtTTGGATTGTCTGGTGTGATAGGTAAGGCGAGGAGTAGGGAGAGACATAGGGGGAGTTATGGATATTGGAATATCTGGACTTAGAAAGGATTTGACTGGGAGATAGGGGGAATAGAGGTGGGGAGTTGAGGAGTAGGGGGAAGTGATATTGAGGAAGATGTAGAAACTACTTGGGTAGAGGATGGTATATGAGTAGGGAGTGATTGAAAAACCTCATGAAAAACCTTTCTGACATTGACGGGGTGGGGTCTGACAGGGTAAAATTTTTCTCCTGCATAGACCTTTTAGGGAAAGTCATGTCTACAAAAGgcaatcttggcaatattgataTGGGACTTACAGCAGTCTCTGGGGGGGAATAATTTAGCACTGTACTAGTCAGGAAGATAGGCAAGTAGGTCATTTTCGGTCTGCTTAATCTTTGTCATAGACAGGACAATCAGCCGGAGAGACGGAAACAGTTCCAGTAcatgtattaagggaggagtagGGTTGGGCAgaaataggtttgccagtgaggtcaaccATGGTAGATAGTGCATGGGCTTGGGATTCGGATGTAAATGTCACAATGTGTGAGTAATCGGGATGACTGCAGAAGGAAAatctgcctacttgtttttggaggcattgctaAAAAAGGAGGGTATTATCAGAGTAAGGAACTGttaggggaattaaaaaaaaaaaaagtcccacttGGCTGAGCTAAATGGAGTACTCAAAAAGTTTGTATAAGTGGGTATTCTAGAGGGgcaaggatgggaggaggagggagtggtgtgGAGTGAGATAGTACTGCAGGGATGAAGGCAATAAGGCTGAAGAGTTGTAATAAGGGAAgaggatataaaatatacagatgATTGTGCAGAAGGTGCCTTCGAGGATATTGAGAGCAAAGAAGGGGTGTCTTTTGAAGGTTGAGTTATAACATGGGTAGATGATTTAGAATGGTTCAGGCTGACAGTACATGtcggaggtaggtaggtaggtaggtaggtaggtaggtaggtaggtaggtaggtaggtaggtaggtaggtaggtaggtaggtaggtaggtaggtgtgtgtgtgtgtgtgtgtgtgtgtgtgtgtgtgtgtgtgtgtgtgtgtgtgtgtgtgtgtgtgtgtgtgtgtgtgtgtgtgtgtgtgtgtgtgtgtgtgtgtgatggtgcatGCGCACACGCTTTGGGTGGAGGGTTGTAGCACTGTTTGGAGCCATGATCAAAGAAGAATTATATGAAGTCAGATTCAgagttgataaaggggcaagcctcaatgcccctaataagggtacaaAATCTTCTTTACTAGCCATGTAAGCCTGAAATATGTGGGGAAGATAACCactcagggtccccatgaggggtaagggctagacactTAACCAAGGGAATAGTCTACCTATGGCTCCCTGAGGccattcatgactggcacaaagtcagcctttcatctttTCAACACAGCTCTCACATCTTAGGAATTGGCCAGGAGAAGGGCTggggaagataagaaaaggaaaggggaagaagaaaagactgcaaaattagttgagtcaagggctgaggcccaaggtagaggAGATCCCAGCATTGGGCCTCATGCTCCATCTCCTAAgctccccacaacaacaacaggcaGGTGGCTGGTGGGGTACTCACCCTGTGTTTGTTCTAGGTTCATTGCACGGACATAGGTAAAACTCTGGGCATTAGAAGTAGGAACTTTCTTTTCCTGCAAGAGAGTGGAAAGCTTCCTTACTCGACCTTCCAACCAAGACAAGGTTGACTCTTTACTATACTTCCACACACCCAGATCTGGACTTCCTGCAAAACAATGAATAAATCTTTATTACCAGGATTTTTTTAGGTCTCTTTTCATTGAGATGTCTAAAAATTGTGAATTACTGTAATTTACCTAAAGAATCTGGGACCTAAAGTGTATGAGAAAAAACAGTATCTTGTCTAATAAAATCAGACTCTAGTACtcatttcctatttctctctctctctctctctctcacacacacacacacacacacgcacacgcacgcgcacgcgcacgcgcacgcacacacacacacacacacacacacacacacacacacacacacacacacacacacacacacacacacacacacacacacacacacacacacacacacacacacacacatatgtatgcatatgaacacATGAACAaacgaacacatatatatgattcaatagataattataaatactcTTCAAAACCAACCTTTCCTGTCAGCAATATGTGAGAAATCTTTCCCAGCTGCAAGACTAGATACATGTACTATGGCTGGATACTTGTCGTCTTCCAATAAGTGATCAAGAGGAACATTTTTGGTGGCCTGGAAaccaaatataaatgtattaatactgttattcatATGAATTGTAAGAtgttaaaatagaaagaaaaatagaaataacatctAATGGTGATATACAATATAATGACCAAGGTTGACTAAAAAGtacttattaaaataataataatcttaaaataattaatactGAACTACAAAGAATTACAACATCAAACGACATCATCTAACCTGCATTAAATATGGCAGGATGAGATAAGAGATGTCAACTGGTGTAGTTATGTATAATTTCCCATCTGACTGGACTGTCTCACCAATAAGCCAGGACCTGTTGAAAAGGTGTGAAAATACTATGAAATCTATCTTTAGATATTTTTAGATATTCTGACATGCTTAAAATAGCTTTTGCTTTCAAAcaatacaagagaaagaaaaaaaacagccgcaggtttttaaattacatatgtttattcttttataaatttaCTGTCATATTTTCCAAAAGAGATCTATAACTGAGTCAATACTACTGTGTCTCCTAGTCCTTTCCTTTAGCTGTTAAACTTTTAGGTGTGCTAAATGGCTCAGTGGGATAAAGAACTGATCAAGTGTTTGGGAGATCAAGCCTCTCTGGTGGTGTGAGTAATAAGGATCCTAACTATTCTTGGTATACAGAGGAGGTGGCAACCTATAGGATCTTCATGGTGAGGCTGTCACTCATATTCATTGATACTTTGGAGACCTTGGACGGAGAGCTGGGGCGGCATATTGCGCCCATCAGCCAATTATTTCCAGGTGaattgcacacatatatacacatacacacatccaaaaagaaggagaaggaaaagaaggaggagaaggaagagaaggaggaggaggaggaggaggaggaggaggaggaggaggaggaggaggaggaggaggaggaggaggaggaggaggaggaggaggaggaataatacaaggagaagaaggaacagaaggagagaagatgaataagaagaaaaagaattttccaTCTTACAAAAACGTATGTCTTTCATGCTATAACAGTGCAATGTACAAACAATGACAATAGTGGTAATAAAtacaacttatttatttatttattgaaatattagcagagtattcaaaatatagtgatagtgagaagcttgggggcaaagccctcaggtaAGGAAGTCCTATATGGCATATGGCGCTATGGTAAATTAGAGATGCGAAAAGAATTAGGAACGAGTTAATGATTAGGCTAAAGTTATAGGTTTAACAGTATTAGAGGGTGGTATGGTAGtgagaagggtagagagggggagttgAGGTAATGattgttagaaggggaaggagttaagggagtaggaAGCATTATGATAGTGtggcaaaaatagtaaaaatgagtttaatgattgggataagtggacagaacaaagggatgaagaaaatgaaaaggaaaggaggaaaagaaacgaCCATGCAAAATGAGTTGAGGCAAGGACTGAGGACTAAGGCAAGGGTGATACCCAGCATTAGGCCTCAGTccccatctcctaagccccctacgaaaacaagcaagggattgtgtgtgtgtgggggggggaatacAACCTAGATCTATGGGGAATTAACCCAcaaaaatacatgccatgccagttttttttatatcatcattatttattattatcattcccgacgggtggcatgtatgtacatgccatggtgtatgtatggacatgccatgagttattttttgttacaatcacggcaaaatgttatttttctgccacaaaaagtgtgattaagtcgtttttaacacttccTCATTTTtactaggcaaaaaaaaaaataataaataaaaagcaacaaaccgacaatttcaactccatgatgccgcacactgtttattttattcagactatagactgaataatgatcaattatgttgtatataacaacaaaaatacccttcagtctggATTTATCAGGAactatggcaagtagagactttaaaaaataataaaactgaaaatacaacatatcctcatagtattacgaagaaacagcaagggatgctggtatttggcatgagtggttgagcatgctagggcgacgatctAAGCCCCGGCAActaggcccgggccactatgaatactacccgtcaggaaagggttaattgtttttacatacaGATAGCTCTACatgtgcttaatcaccaaggaattctttttcattttcattgctataagaattattaagattatcttaatattcataatgtcaatcataatcataataacatcaatacTAACAGTGGAAGAAGTCTAGTGTAGAtaactacactacactacatttACCTAGCAATGGGTCTAACTTGGTTACTACTTCAGTAAGCATTTCTCAATTTCAAGCGTTTCCAAGATGGTGCATTATACAGCCAAAGACCAAAGAGATAGGGTATAAAAGTCTGCAAAGACTTGTCTATATGTGTTTTGCTCTATTTATTACAGTTTTGCACAAAATGGTCCATtagttaatggttacaaagcaaaatgtgtgtgccagacatcaaaggtagTACAGCACTATAGAAAgatgtaataatgaaaagggtaaagagggtggTTAGTTGATGATTAACCCAATTGGTACAAATGACAAGACTTTAACACCATGCCCCCTGTAATAAAAGTTCATCTACTAAGCACttgtagatggctctacaagtgcttagtcaccaaggagtcagctgtTAGTCTTACCTATTTCATCTGTTTTTAAGTTTCATTTGTATCACTTTAtgtctttaatgttattaatatttcaacaacaatttaatattcataatatcaataagaaaagaataatgtcaatattagtaatattagaaaGACAAACACACTTTCCCGCAAATTGAAGGAATAGGGAACTCAGGtgcggtcactagggcctactgatagactcctaattcacaaaaaactacaggggacagtacataaaccccTAGTCATTAGGTTAAAAGTGCTACACGTCAGAAGTCATATAGCAGTTGAGATAGATAGGGTTTAACAAGGGTGATCAGATCAATGTTGTCAAAGGAAGATGTGTGGGATTTTGCAAGGATGTCTGTGGGGTAAGGCAGGGATTAGTAAAGGAGAGACAGGTTTAAGGGCAATCAGATCACAGCCTCTGGGAGAATGttggttgggagagagagataatggggatttatttatatatttacaaatttactTAATTGTTTTTCTGTGTAAACATTAGTGGCATATTCAGTGGTCATTCTTTATATTTAGTAGTCTTTAGTGGCATATTCAGGTGAAGAAGCactatatgacatcaaaggtcatatggttAAGTAGAGTAACAAAAAGGGTTAGGGATGAGATAATGATTAGGGAAAGTTACAGGTAGAACAATAATAGAGGGTAGTACAGCAGTGAAACGGGTAGAGAGGGGGAACTGATAAGTATAGTATGAGGTAAAGGTTGTTGGAAGGGGAAGAAGTTAAGAgagtagggagcattatgataaagtattgtgttaaaaatggcaaaaataagTTTAACAATTAAGATACGTAGACAGAAggggtagaagaaaaagaaaaggaaaagagaagaaaagactatGCAAAATTAGTCAAGGCAATGATCCCCCACATTGCTTAGGCATGTTATCTTGGGTCACAATTAGATAGTTTTGAAAGTTTTTGAGTTACTGCAGAGGAGTTgattggggaggtctgagaaacaaaggttttcctaTGAGGGGGAGAAGACGGGACAGATGTTTGTGGGGTCAAAGGAGAGATTCATGGAGAGGAGTTgagcaaggaggaagaggggtagataCTGGGGAAGTAGTGACTGAAGTGTCTGGAATAGTGGtgattggggtgtctggatttagagtggcaaaagaatttgactgagaGAAGTCGTGGGTACAGGTGGGATGAGGAACAGAAACTTGGGGACATGTAGAAATAccttgggaggaaaggggacgTGCAGAACAATTTCTGGtgtaaggagtgagagagaaaccttGTCAACATGCTTCCTGCTGGCTTTGCATAAAGTGTTTGAATCTGAGATTTGCCACttcagattcaaacttgtaggtagggcatTCCCTATAAAATAccttatgggagccaccacaactgACACAGAGAGAGCATTGAGCTGTGGAACAGCAGTGTTTGGCATTATggcataaataacaataattctgaCATTGACAGGGGGGAGGTTGAtatagagggacagagagggagggccAATGCAAACATTGAAGGGGAGATCATGTCTACAGAGAGTAATTTTGCAATATTGGTCGGGGACCTACGACGGCCTCTAGGGGGGAtggtgtagcactgtactgatactgcaCCACACTCCATGAGGCAGGTAAGTACGTCTTTtacacaatctgaccaatccttgttatagacagggcagtttgttggggagatggagacagttctaGTGTAAGTACTGAAGGAGGGATGAGGTTAGGCAGGAATgagtttgccagtgaagtcagttagggttgataatgctatagcttgggattcagatgtaactgtgacaaggcaggACTGATCAGGGCAGCTGCAGAAGGAAACTTTACTTACTTTACAAAAAACTGATCCCATTTGGCTAGGCTAAACAGAGTATTCAGGATACATGTAGAGGAGGGGGTCATAGAAGGACAGGGacatgtggaagagggagtagtattGAGAAAGGTAGTACTGCAGAGTGATGGACAATAAGGTtgtagagtagtaataagggaggatggggtcgTTGATGAAGAGAGGCAGTGGtagccgagtgattagagcatcggactcaaagactgtcacgacaatctgagttcgagggttcaagtcaccggctggcacgttgttcccctgggcaaggaacttcacctcgattgtctaccatcatgggagtccacagtccagtggcatgttccgtgccagtcccaattcaaccctgatgaatggggagggttgacggcaggaagggtaTCCGGTCATAAAAACATGCCAGaccgtaatgaagatgcggatacaaagagtggaggaagaaaatcggcatcggcgaccccgactagggattaaagccagaagaagaaggGTCGTTGATGAAGAAAGTTGTGGGGGTGTAAGATATGAAGCAGTGGATGTTGGTAGAGGAGGAATGTTTCCTGGAGAATAACTTTTGACCTGGATGGATGATTTGGACTGGGCTGATGTGATagtaggtgaggaggagaggggtcgtagtagcagtgttcagagtcaTGGTCAAAGGAGAACCTGGGATTGGGAACCGGAATTGAAATCAGTGGGGATATTTGATAATGGGGTAAGTCTTAATGCTCCTAATAATAGTATAaagtcttcattattggccatggtaagcctagaaTATGTTCGAGAGAGAAATGGTTCACCCCTTAAGATCCCCTCAAGGGTTAAGAGCTATACAAAAACAGGAATACCATGTCCATGCCTCCACCCTGAGCTATTCATGattggcacaaagtcagcctttcatcctttcaacacggcaCTCACAAATTAGGAAGTGTTGAAGGGAAGGaaccaaaaaggggaaggggaaaagaccatgcaaaattagctgaatcgaaggctgaggcccaaggcagggttgatccccagcattgggtcaAAGTCTGTCTCCTAAGCCTCCCCTCCCACGGCAACAACAGGCAACAATGGGATTGGGGCAGGACGAAGTGGCCCAAAATTAAATGCATTTTGGCCAAAACAATAATTCAAACAGATGCCTAGACTTTATTCAATAAGATAAAACATATGTCATCCAcatgaaattaaaaagtgaaGATTCCTCTTTTATTTGGTATTCTTGTTTTCTCTTAACATTAAAGGggtttcataaaacaaaaattagagAGTGTAAATGATTAAAATTCATCTCATTGATTAGTCACCTTGCCAAAAACATGACTAAAATGTATTTACTACTATAACCTATTACCAAGGAAATCTGTTTCATACCTACTGAGAAGTAAATTTAACTTGGCCCCAGGAGTGCTTAATTACCAAGGAATCAATTACTAGTTCTACCTACCTTACCTGTTtaatcttttccttgtttttttgaaaaactgttttctatttcttattgttatccttactttaataacattacaataatcatactgtcaataataaaaataaatactgataTTAATCCATTGGATCCGGATATATCTCTACCCGCACATAGCCCAAAAGATGGGCATTAGCCTTACTTGAGTAGTGACTCTCTTGGGTATGTGGCTTGTAGGGCCAATCCACAAGAACACTTGTGTGTGGTATTACAACTCCTTGCCAATCCAATGCaaagttaatatttttaatatcatatttttgccTTTTTGCCATGTTCCAAGATCTATATTTGTTATCTGATATGCTGTATCACAATGCGGCATCCTTGCACACACTCCACAGCATATCAATTTTTTCTTGCCACAAAGGTCACATCAAGTGGATCCAGTGGGCTTAAAGAATTAGACAATACCctaaaaaatcaaggaatgagGAAACCAGGTGAGATTACGTAGGGCATATCAATtcactccttggtggctgagcacttgtgaagCTATCTGTGTGCAATAAAATTCACAAGAAAGTACATGTTCAATTTTCCATAATACTACACATTGCCATGTAATGCACCATTTTAAGGNNNNNNNNNNNNNNNNNNNNNNNNNNNNNNNNNNNNNNNNNNNNNNNNNNNNNNNNNNNNNNNNNNNNNNNNNNNNNNNNNNNNNNNNNNNNNNNNNNNNGCAAGAAAAAAGGagtcagaatttaaaaaaacaaaataaaaaaccaaagaaaaaaaaaaaaaataaaaaaaaaaataaaaaaaaaaaaaagcaaaaaaaaaaaaaaaaaaaaaaaaaaaaaaagaaaaaagtaatttttaaaagaaaaaaaagaaaaaaagaaaaagaaaaaaaaaggaaaattttttaaaaaataaagaaaagaaaaaaaatgaaaatttaaaagtatatataaatagagaaaaattaaaaagagaaaaaagggaataaaaatgaagaaaaatagaaaaaaatttaaaaaaaaaagtgaaaaaagatggggaaaaattttgtaaaaaaaaaattttttaaagtttttttaaaaagtaaaaaaagaaaaaaagggaaaaaaaggaaaaaaaaagaaaatagattaaagaaagataaaaaaaggggaaaaaattttttaaaagaaaaaaaaagaaagaaaataataaagaataaaaaaaaataaaatataagaaaaaaaaattagaaaaaaaaaaaaaaaaaaaaaaaagaagaagaaaaaaaggggggaagaatttaaaatttgaataatgaaaaaaaaaggaataaaaaagaatatatatgtatatatacatatatggagaga
It encodes the following:
- the LOC119580223 gene encoding ribonuclease H2 subunit B-like, translated to MQATKNVPLDHLLEDDKYPAIVHVSSLAAGKDFSHIADRKGSPDLGVWKYSKESTLSWLEGRVRKLSTLLQEKKVPTSNAQSFTYVRAMNLEQTQVAYLALAHGILSDYIPEELSKDLSMQLQLPEPSNKQKALTGAENQPPTKKQKMEGPTEDYTKDDIKVEKVMLMQFVFFIDSST